The Desulfovibrio fairfieldensis sequence TCGCTAGTGTCGTACTTGCGTTTTAATAGATATATAACTAGGTTATATAAGGCAATGTAAAATTTAGACTTTATAAGCACAATACTGACTTGTCTTATATTTTTGCCGATATCATAGACAATAGCTTGGCAATTGTATTGTTGTTAGAGAGTGCTATCCTGGATAAATAATTTTTATATACATTGCATATTACTACATTGTACATAATTAAGTGTATTTTATATATTATATAAAAAATTTTTGTTAAAAAAATTGATAATAATGGTATTAGCAAGATAGCAAATATGGATTTTTTTAATATTTTTATATTATGGTTATGTTTTGCTTTTAAATATGTTACAATAATTATTGTAAATAGAGTAAATCCATATTTTTTACGTTAAAAATACATTTAACGGAGAAGAATTAATTTATGACTGTCTGTGAGATCGATGGGCAAGATAGAGATTTGTCACCAGATGACAAATGGAAAAAAATTATTGCGGAAGTTAAGGAAGAATATCTTAATCCATTGCAAAAATATCCATGGATTATTGGATTTTCTGGAGGAAAAGACAGTACCCTATTAGTTCAAGCTGTTTTTGAAGCTGTCCTCAGTATTACACCAAGTAAGAGAACACGGCCTGTACATATAGTTTCAAATGATACATTGGTAGAAAGTCCATTGGTATTGGAGCACCTTGAGATCTGTATGCAAAAAATTAATGAGGCAATTCTGTCCATTGGCCTGCCATTTGGGGTGGCAAAAACTAAACCAGATATTGGCAATACTTTTTGGACACTTCTCATTGGAAAAGGATATCCGAGTCCAAATCAAACAATGCGGTGGTGTACGGATAGACTAAAAGTACAGCCTACGAGCACTTATATTAAAAAGAACATTTCCTCGTCAGGGGCAGCTATTGTGTTACTTGGTGTGCGTAGAGATGAGAGCCAATCACGTGCGCGGTCAATTCAAAAACATCAGAATATACGGGGGGGGAGGCTGTCTCCTCATGATTCTTTAAGGGGAGCGTATATCTATCGTCCTATTGTTAATCTGACAACTTGTGATGTCTGGGAGCTTTTATTGATGTACGATGCCCCGTGGGGCGGGAATCATAGTTCTCTCATTAAGCTCTATAAAGATGCTGAGGGGGGAGAGTGCCCCATAATGTTAAGTGCTGAGGATGCTCCTGCGTGTGGAAGCCGATTTGGATGTTGGACGTGCACTGTTATTGAAAAGGATAAGAGTTTACAAGGGTTCGTTGATTCTGGAAGGACCGAGTATAGAATGTTGATCGAATTTCGCGATTGGCTAAAAGATATTAGAAATCAACCAGCAATGAGGCAGGCTTTGCGCCGCAATGGAAAGCTGACCTTCGGTGCGGCTGGTAATCATGTTCCCGGCCCATTTACCATTAAAGCTCGGAAGCATATTCTGCAGCGCTTGTTAAATCTTCAATCTTCGATTGGCCAAAAGTTGATTTCGGAAGATGAAATTGAAATCATTCATAAGCAGTGGGCAAAAGAACTTCAAATTGTGAAAGGAGTTGCCAATGAGTGAGATTTATCTAAGAGATCTTCCACTTTGGACAAACGATTCAGCACGCGCAATCCTTGAAAAAATCTGCGCTGAGATGAATGTACCCATTGATGTTCTGACTGAGCTGGTGGTTTTGCAGCGAGAGAGGCAGCACCAAGAAAGAGCTGCTGGAATATACCCTCGCTTTGAGGAAATCTTGGGCAGAATGGACTAATAGCCGGGGGAAGTTTTATGTGGATTTCGTGCATCGAGTTAACAAACTTCAAATCTTATCAGCACCAAGAATTTTTTTTCCCAGAACCTAAATTAGGGAAAAATATCATACTCATTGGTGGGATGAACGGCTATGGGAAGACTTCAATTCTTGAAGCGTTATATCTTTGCCTTTATGGCAAAGATTCAATGACTCATCTTGCAAGAGCTGGCTTGAATCTTGATGATATAAGAGGATACCCGACATTTTTAGAGCGAGCTTTTAATGGAGAAGCGAAGAGAGAAGCGCGCGATACCATGATGGTGCGCGTTATTATTAATAAGTCCTCTTCTAAGGCAATCGATATCGCGCGGAAGTGGTACTTTAGGACGTCAGGAGCATGGGCAGCCGAAGAAGAGGCTATCATCCGTAATATAGATAAGGGGGTACCAGGGTTACCCAAAATCGACGGGAAAAATAATTTTCACTTAGAAGAACTCCTTGATAATTTTTTAGTGCCAGCTCATATAGCTCCTTTTTTCTTTTTTGATGGTGAAGAGGTAAAAAAATTAGCAGATCAAAATCGTGTCGAGCAGGTAAAGCAAGGCCTTGAAGGTCTTCTAGGGGTTGTCTTGCTGCGGGCACTGTCAGAGAGATTGCGCAATTTTGAAGTGCAAAAACGTTCTGGGATTGACAATGTTAATGAAGCTCAGCTTGTTAATCTTTTTGAATTATTGAAAAATAATGAGCACCAATTGGCTGAGACTGAAAAAAAAATGAATGACCTCTCTTCTAGGGCTCAAATTTTGAAGGGGAAACGCTCTGCACTAATTGAGAGGTTGACAAGTGCTGGGGGAGCCTGTGGGGATATTGCAACAGTAAAGGATTTCGTTGAAGAGCGAGAACAGCTGCGCAATGAACTAAAAAGTAAAAGAAAGTCTCTTGAAGATATGCTTGTTGGGACACTGCCGTTTTATTTAGTTTCACCTGCCATTTTGAAAGAACTTCAAGGCCAGTTACAAGCAGAATCAAAATTTTTCGCTTGGGAAGCGGAGAAGCTTGCATTAGAGCCGCGAAAGAAGGAATTTGAATCTGTCTTTTATAGTGAAAAAGGTCCATCTATCGTTCCAAAACTTACTGATAAACAGAAGACTGCGATAGAGAAACGGATAGAATCCGCCTGGGCCAGTTTATTTTATCCTCCCCCAGTCGATTGTGCCAAGGAAATTATTCACTCATATTTGCATGAAAGCCAGCGCCGTGAGGCCTTAATATTTTTAAGTTCAATAGCATTAGGACAGCAAGAAATTCAAAACAATGTGAACGATCAGTTTCTGTTGACTCAAAGAATTGATGAGTTGAGTAGAAAAATTTCAAAAATCGAAGGGATTGATCGTGACGGGACACTTGCTCAATTAAAAGCTGACCTAAATAGTGTGCAAAATGAGCTAGATGCTCTTGATGAGGAGGCTCGAGCTGAAGAGCGAAAACTCCAAGCTACTTCTGGCCGTGTGAAATCACAAAAAGCTGAGTATGAGCGTGAAAAAAAGAAATTAGATGATTCAAGTCCAGCACGGGCTCTGTTAGAAAAGTCAGAACGTGTTAGAACTGCAATCGAAAAAATTATCCCAGAGCTCTTCCCTCTAAAGGTGCAAGAACTGGCTAATTCTATGACTAGTGTGTACAAAAAGCTTGCTCATAAAAAGCAAGTCAATAAAATAGAAATTTCTGATGACGGGAATACGCGCATTCTCGGTAACTCTGGTCAACCTATTTTATTTGATCGGTCAGCGGGTGAAAATCAAATTTTTGCGACTGCATTGATTGCAGGATTAGCGCAAGTGTCAGGTGTCCGGGCACCAATGGTAGTCGATACTCCGCTGGGTCGGCTTGATAGTCTTCACAGGGAACATATCTTAGATTTTTGGGCGCATGATAAATCGCGGCAGGTGATTTTACTCTCTCAAGATAAAGAAATTGATCGAGCATTGCTGCGAAAGATTGAACCTAGCGTTCTTAAAACTTATTTACTCGAGCACACGGATGTTGGCGATGGCATTGGTCGAACTGTTGGCCGAGAAAATAAATATTTTTAGATGGAAAATTTTATGATTGAGATTTCAACGCAGCAAATTTTAAATTCACGATTCAGGACGAGCAGTATCGCTGATGATACTACTATTAAAATGATGGAAAACCTCGGGCTTTCAACGAAGGCTGGAGTTGCCCGACTAGCTATTAGTCGATCTTTAGCGATGGGTTGTCTCCCTGATGAAAAGATAGATGCTAAAGGGCTGGAAATTCCAGCAACATCCCTCTTCAGTCAGCAAGACGTTGCCATCTGGTTGGGCCTATGCATTACTCATAGTATAAAATATTCTGAATCTGTAATTAGTTCAATGGAAGCCTTCCGTGAAGCGATTCGGCGCCACTGGCATAGAGGTGTGCTGCTTCTTGAAGAAGACTGGAAATCCATGGATTGTGATTATGATCGTTTTCTTGAAACGCTCACCAATCGTCGTGCTAATTTGCTAGAGAAGGGAGTTCTTCATAAGAACGACGATACTGGAGGCGCGGATGTGGAGCTTAAGTCACTTCCTGAAATTACTGACCAACTTGTTTCTGCCTTATCAGATATTTCTGTTGTTGGAAAAGTTAAAGGTATAATCCATGGACCTCGTCTGTCTAGGTATATTGTATATTTACCTGACGTGAACATGGTGGATAAGTTAAGAAAGGGATTAGAACGCCTAAGTCTTGCGCTTGGATTGCAAGATGGATTGCCAATTTTAACAAGAGGGGAAAAATCAAAAACTGTAAATTTAGATATCCCAAGGCATCAAAGAATGTGGAAAAGATGTACCTATGCTGACATTGAAGCGTGGGCGCATGAACAGCATGCTTTGCCTTCAGAGTTACTACTTTTTCCAGGTGTAGACGTTCTTGGAAATCCCTTTATCTTTGATCTTGCCCAAGCGCCGCATCTTATGGTGGCTGGTGCGACTGGTCAGGGAAAAAGTGTATGCTTGCACGCAATAATCGCTTCTTTGATGCTCATGCACTCTCCTTCATCTCTCAGCATAGCATTAATAGACCCAAAGCAAGTTGAATTTTCATTTTACTCTGGCTCATCTTTTCTGTATAAAGATAAAATTTCTATTTCAATGGAAGATA is a genomic window containing:
- the dndC gene encoding DNA phosphorothioation system sulfurtransferase DndC codes for the protein MTVCEIDGQDRDLSPDDKWKKIIAEVKEEYLNPLQKYPWIIGFSGGKDSTLLVQAVFEAVLSITPSKRTRPVHIVSNDTLVESPLVLEHLEICMQKINEAILSIGLPFGVAKTKPDIGNTFWTLLIGKGYPSPNQTMRWCTDRLKVQPTSTYIKKNISSSGAAIVLLGVRRDESQSRARSIQKHQNIRGGRLSPHDSLRGAYIYRPIVNLTTCDVWELLLMYDAPWGGNHSSLIKLYKDAEGGECPIMLSAEDAPACGSRFGCWTCTVIEKDKSLQGFVDSGRTEYRMLIEFRDWLKDIRNQPAMRQALRRNGKLTFGAAGNHVPGPFTIKARKHILQRLLNLQSSIGQKLISEDEIEIIHKQWAKELQIVKGVANE
- a CDS encoding DNA modification system-associated small protein, producing the protein MSEIYLRDLPLWTNDSARAILEKICAEMNVPIDVLTELVVLQRERQHQERAAGIYPRFEEILGRMD
- the dndD gene encoding DNA sulfur modification protein DndD yields the protein MWISCIELTNFKSYQHQEFFFPEPKLGKNIILIGGMNGYGKTSILEALYLCLYGKDSMTHLARAGLNLDDIRGYPTFLERAFNGEAKREARDTMMVRVIINKSSSKAIDIARKWYFRTSGAWAAEEEAIIRNIDKGVPGLPKIDGKNNFHLEELLDNFLVPAHIAPFFFFDGEEVKKLADQNRVEQVKQGLEGLLGVVLLRALSERLRNFEVQKRSGIDNVNEAQLVNLFELLKNNEHQLAETEKKMNDLSSRAQILKGKRSALIERLTSAGGACGDIATVKDFVEEREQLRNELKSKRKSLEDMLVGTLPFYLVSPAILKELQGQLQAESKFFAWEAEKLALEPRKKEFESVFYSEKGPSIVPKLTDKQKTAIEKRIESAWASLFYPPPVDCAKEIIHSYLHESQRREALIFLSSIALGQQEIQNNVNDQFLLTQRIDELSRKISKIEGIDRDGTLAQLKADLNSVQNELDALDEEARAEERKLQATSGRVKSQKAEYEREKKKLDDSSPARALLEKSERVRTAIEKIIPELFPLKVQELANSMTSVYKKLAHKKQVNKIEISDDGNTRILGNSGQPILFDRSAGENQIFATALIAGLAQVSGVRAPMVVDTPLGRLDSLHREHILDFWAHDKSRQVILLSQDKEIDRALLRKIEPSVLKTYLLEHTDVGDGIGRTVGRENKYF
- a CDS encoding FtsK/SpoIIIE domain-containing protein — translated: MIEISTQQILNSRFRTSSIADDTTIKMMENLGLSTKAGVARLAISRSLAMGCLPDEKIDAKGLEIPATSLFSQQDVAIWLGLCITHSIKYSESVISSMEAFREAIRRHWHRGVLLLEEDWKSMDCDYDRFLETLTNRRANLLEKGVLHKNDDTGGADVELKSLPEITDQLVSALSDISVVGKVKGIIHGPRLSRYIVYLPDVNMVDKLRKGLERLSLALGLQDGLPILTRGEKSKTVNLDIPRHQRMWKRCTYADIEAWAHEQHALPSELLLFPGVDVLGNPFIFDLAQAPHLMVAGATGQGKSVCLHAIIASLMLMHSPSSLSIALIDPKQVEFSFYSGSSFLYKDKISISMEDIKSTFFELVDEMDHRYALFKKYGVKNIDEANSTGLKFKKIVVIIEELADILLQDGGLEDSIARLAQLARAAGIHLVVATQRPDSKTFSGLIRGNITARIALAVQKSTESKIILDETGAEHLLGNGDMLIKTAGKKVTRVHGAYISQADIKRFLK